In Trichoderma breve strain T069 chromosome 4, whole genome shotgun sequence, the following proteins share a genomic window:
- a CDS encoding cid1 family poly A polymerase domain-containing protein: MDARTQASETQHSYPPSPWTSTPTTPNGLTAHLPDGSQDSASAAAVNNLQFTPHIGFLPFIFPQQSVYQAQLLHYNKLISPARGGGLQSAPLPPIVSVPHVQATPRSRSSSKASLRDSATTAKGSAAGGHGSRAHQGSDKNRPVITSKEVPPKMPAKLAADLPKNLPHRAIARSSSPHGLSHSSSVPSTPHQHARQFSFESREPSPNAGNNHSPRSAYSETNSALPSLRPLPPRLGGCKYETAQVNSRRRIPYSVGSERLEKLDLRNVKSKLSESEEKQLAADMNEIYNKLLPTEKVEENRRKLVNKLETIFNTEWPGHDIKVHLFGSSGNLLCSDDSDVDICITTSWHEMEDVCMIADLLARRGMEKVVCISAAKVPIVKIWDPELGLACDMNVNNTLALENTRMVRTYVEADPRVRMLAMILKHWTRRRIVNDAAFGGTLSSYTWICLIIVFLQLRNPPVLPALHQLPHKTTKPDGTVSDFADNLKKIKGFGSKNKSSEAELLFQFFRFYAHEFDYDKHVLSVRQGKLITKPEKKWHYAMNNQLCVEEPFNTSRNLGNTADEYSFRGLHLELRRAFDLISAAKLEEACEQYVYPKEEERVWSRPAPQSRPVLLRSSSQSNSGGRGGRGGHRGGRHSNNYHRNGGSNNRRASSTTPNYDPTNNQYPFPFAQQDLMQMAAYQDAMRQQLQHLYAQQTPAFMAHQAMGQQRMSPNTGSSNQQTATDRSRTNSFDNAPINTTMRPELYALYGMGINQQFYAQTATGYGTYPSSPVTSNGMGQEFRRPLQRSNVASDTGLSASSSSLRSQSQPPSRSPSGAHSRAAYTPGTGPSSAPGYAPRQMNGVPIPSFVSDDADLEDRSKAASVSPQSDEGRSNGLLGSRSSGLGQPQLPQNHSPTANGLAFGDVVNQSSSPRRRRLSTDQLPQTILDRRMRRTSRSPSPLDHSRAMATGTTASSPLASAPFPGVGQAQNKNLARPVVVNGSGLKTSMLAASNQAQKEPPAPEECATAKIDNALHINSSPSTKSTNASGASSGQLMPSLAPAPPLPAVAADRPPVIVNGTNAKPAVPSTEDASFRDRVAMMNSYQAGSFGMTQDVLQVNEMTQLPLQAKQRLMSRQAQNGVIAPLDLAIADHRKNLGVEQAHLSPVYEAQTSSPTMLRKPDVPAPVAGKTAREKADAKATREETAKPAPKVEDKLQPAPEAQKQSKAQKSAGQNQRNNAPRENGGHVRSAKSESDSSWQRAGGKGKKKGSSGLAPNAHPEQLPKSESERKGG; this comes from the exons ATGGACGCCCGGACCCAAGCGTCCGAAACCCAGCATTCTTACCCCCCAAGCCCGTGGACGTCAACACCGACGACTCCAAACGGGCTGACGGCGCACCTCCCAGACGGGTCCCAGGactctgcctctgctgccgcGGTCAACAACCTACAGTTTACTCCCCACATCGGCTTCCTCCCGTTCATCTTCCCGCAGCAGTCCGTATATCAggcccagcttctccattACAATAAACTCATCTCCCCGGCAAGAGGAGGTGGCCTACAGTCCGCGCCACTTCCTCCCATCGTGTCCGTTCCTCACGTCCAGGCCACGCCAAGGTCGCGATCTTCTAGCAAAGCATCGCTCAGGGATAGTgccaccaccgccaaggGGAGCGCAGCTGGAGGCCATGGGAGCCGCGCACATCAGGGCTCAGACAAGAACCGCCCGGTTATAACGTCCAAAGAGGTCCCGCCCAAGATGCCTGCAAAGCTGGCGGCCGACTTGCCCAAAAACTTGCCTCATCGAGCGATAGCCAGGTCCTCATCGCCCCACGGACTCTCCCACTCTAGCTCCGTGCCTTCTACACCCCATCAGCATGCCCGCCAGTTCTCCTTTGAGTCCCGGGAGCCATCCCCCAATGCTGGCAACAACCACTCGCCGCGCTCAGCCTACTCCGAGACCAACAGTGCGCTGCCTTCGTTACGGCCGCTACCCCCGCGATTAGGGGGCTGCAAGTACGAGACCGCCCAGGTAAactcgagaagaaggatacCCTACTCGGTCGGAAGCGAGCGCCTGGAAAAGCTGGATCTGCGCAATGTCAAAAGCAAGCTGTCggagagcgaagagaagCAGTTGGCTGCAGATATGAATGAAATATATAATAAGCTGCTGCCTACAGAAAAGGTTGAGGAAAATAGGAGGAAGCTGGTCAATAAGCTGGAGACGATATTCAATACCGAGTGGCCAGGGCATGACATCAAGGTGCACCTGTTTGGATCGTCTGGTAATCTTCTATGTTCGGACGACTCCGACG TTGACATTTGCATCACAACATCATGGcacgagatggaggatgtTTGCATGATAGCCGACCTTCTCGCCCGAC GGGGCATGGAAAAGGTTGTCTGCATCTCTGCAGCCAAGGTTCCCATTGTGAAGATTTGGGATCCTGAGCTCGGCCTTGCTTGTGACATGAACGTCAACAATACCTTGGCGCTGGAGAACACTCGCATGGTGCGCACATACGTCGAAGCTGACCCGCGTGTGCGAATGTTGGCAATGATCCTGAAGCACTGGACGCGGAGGAGAATTGTCAACGATGCCG CTTTTGGAGGTACTCTGAGTTCCTACACTTGGATATGTCTCATCATTGTGTTTTTGCAGCTGAGGAACCCTCCTGTTTTGCCAGCGCTGCACCAGTTGCCGCACAAGACTACCAAGCCTGATGGAACCGTCAGCGACTTTGCCGATAATCTCAAGAAGATTAAGGGATTTGGTAGCAAGAACAAGTCAAGCGAGGCagagcttctcttccaattcTTTCGATTCTATGCTCACGAATTCGACTACGACAAGCACGTCCTCTCCGTGCGTCAGGGCAAGCTAATCACGAAGCCGGAGAAAAAGTGGCATTATGCTATGAACAATCAGCTTTGCGTAGAGGAGCCGTTCAACACGTCTCGCAATCTTGGCAATACGGCAGACGAATACTCGTTCCGTGGTCTTCACCTGGAGCTCCGAAGAGCATTTGATTTGATCTCCGCTGCCAAGCTCGAAGAGGCCTGTGAGCAGTACGTATAtccaaaggaggaggagagggtTTGGTCTCGGCCGGCCCCCCAGTCCCGACCCGTACTGCTGCGCAGCTCCTCGCAATCCAATTCTGGGGGGCGAGGTGGTCGTGGTGGCCATCGTGGCGGCCGGCATAGCAATAACTACCACCGTAATGGAGGCTCCAATAATAGGAGGGCGTCGTCAACCACGCCCAACTACGACCCCA CCAACAACCAGTACCCGTTTCCGTTTGCTCAGCAGGACTTGATGCAGATGGCGGCTTACCAAGATGCCATGcgccagcagctgcagcacctTTATGCGCAGCAGACGCCAGCGTTCATGGCTCATCAAGCCATGGGCCAGCAGAGGATGTCCCCCAATACCGGGTCATCTAACCAACAGACGGCCACCGATCGGTCTCGAACAAACTCGTTTGACAACGCACCCATCAACACCACGATGCGGCCTGAACTGTACGCCCTCTACGGCATGGGCATCAACCAACAATTCTACGCGCAGACGGCAACGGGCTATGGAACTTATCCCTCTTCGCCGGTAACGTCCAACGGCATGGGGCAAGAGTTCCGTCGCCCTTTGCAGAGGTCCAACGTTGCATCGGATACCGGTCTCTCGGCTTCATCTAGCTCGTTGAGATCGCAGTCTCAGCCTCCCTCGCGATCGCCATCTGGAGCACACAGTCGGGCGGCTTATACCCCTGGGACCGGCCCTTCGAGTGCACCAGGCTATGCTCCGAGACAAATGAACGGCGTACCCATTCCCAGCTTCGTCTCCGACGATGCCGATCTTGAAGATCGATCCAAGGCCGCCTCTGTCTCGCCGCAGTCTGATGAGGGCAGGTCGAACGGGCTCCTGGGATCACGGAGCTCGGGTCTTGGCCAGCCACAACTTCCCCAGAACCACAGCCCCACTGCAAACGGCCTTGCCTTTGGAGATGTCGTCAATCAGTCATCCAGTCCCAGGCGCCGTCGGCTGTCTACGGATCAACTGCCCCAGACCATCCTGGacaggaggatgaggagaacgTCGCGGTCACCCTCGCCACTCGACCACAGTCGGGCCATGGCAACCGGGACGACTGCTTCATCGCCCCTCGCCTCGGCTCCGTTCCCGGGTGTTGGCCAGGCTCAGAATAAGAACTTGGCGAGACCTGTGGTTGTTAATGGATCCGGGCTCAAGACTAGCATGCTTGCTGCATCCAATCAGGCGCAAAAGGAGCCCCCGGCACCTGAGGAATGTGCCACTGCAAAGATTGATAACGCTCTGCATATCAATTCGTCGCCGTCAACAAAGAGTACCAATGCTTCGGGCGCGTCGAGCGGCCAGCTGATGCCATCGCTTGCACCCGCTCCCCCCTTGCCTgcggtggcggcggatcGTCCTCCAGTTATTGTCAACGGCACCAATGCCAAGCCGGCAGTTCCCTCTACTGAAGATGCCTCGTTCAGGGATAGGGTCGCAATGATGAATTCGTATCAAGCAGGTTCATTTGGGATGACGCAGGATGTTCTGCAAGTCAACGAAATGACACAGCTGCCACTTCAAGCGAAACAGCGGCTCATGTCCAGGCAGGCCCAGAATGGCGTTATTGCCCCCTTGGACCTTGCCATAGCCGACCACCGTAAAAACTTGGGTGTCGAGCAGGCCCATTTGTCGCCAGTTTACGAGGCGCAGACATCGTCTCCAACAATGCTGCGAAAGCCGGATGTGCCCGCACCCGTCGCCGGCAAGACTGCTCGTGAAAAGGCAGATGCTAAGGCAACGCGCGAAGAGACGGCCAAGCCCGCGCCCAAGGTGGAGGACAAGCTTCAGCCAGCCCCGGAGGCTCAGAAGCAGTCCAAGGCGCAGAAGTCGGCTGGCCAGAACCAGCGTAACAATGCGCCACGGGAGAATGGCGGCCATGTGCGGAGTGCCAAGAGCGAGAGCGACAGCAGCTGGCAGAGAGCTGGTGGtaaagggaagaagaagggatcGAGTGGGCTTGCGCCAAACGCACACCCGGAGCAGTTACCAAAGAGTGAATCAGAGCGAAAGGGAGGTTGA